In Chitinophagales bacterium, a single genomic region encodes these proteins:
- a CDS encoding 16S rRNA (uracil(1498)-N(3))-methyltransferase, with product MNVFYCPDAVVGTMALLSEQEAHHAVLVLRMKVGDDIYVFNGNGKLFSAVIASATKKEVAVHVKALLQEQTSNYFLHIAIAPTKQMERLEWLVEKATELGVSRITPVICQRSERKEVKIERLQKAAMAACKQSKQLVLPQIDEAVLLEQFVKADLPEHKFMAWCEVATNKVSSDVFSHTSVVFLIGPEGDFASSEVTLATQYGFVPCSLGASILRTETAGVLVAAKMRR from the coding sequence ATGAATGTTTTTTATTGCCCGGATGCGGTAGTTGGCACAATGGCTCTTTTAAGCGAGCAAGAGGCGCACCATGCCGTTTTGGTGTTGCGGATGAAAGTGGGTGATGATATATATGTATTTAACGGAAACGGAAAGTTGTTTTCCGCTGTAATTGCTTCGGCTACTAAGAAAGAGGTGGCTGTGCATGTAAAGGCTTTGTTACAAGAGCAAACCAGTAATTACTTTTTACATATAGCTATTGCCCCAACCAAGCAAATGGAGCGATTAGAATGGCTGGTAGAAAAAGCTACAGAGTTGGGTGTGAGTAGAATTACACCTGTAATTTGCCAGCGTAGCGAGCGTAAAGAAGTGAAGATAGAGCGGTTGCAAAAGGCTGCAATGGCAGCTTGTAAGCAGTCGAAGCAATTGGTGTTGCCACAAATAGATGAGGCCGTTTTGCTAGAGCAGTTTGTGAAAGCAGATTTGCCGGAGCATAAATTTATGGCATGGTGCGAAGTTGCAACTAATAAAGTGAGCAGTGATGTATTCAGCCACACTTCTGTGGTGTTTTTAATTGGTCCCGAGGGCGATTTTGCATCTTCGGAGGTTACATTAGCCACGCAATATGGCTTTGTGCCATGTTCGCTTGGAGCATCTATACTACGAACCGAAACAGCAGGCGTACTGGTGGCTGCAAAAATGCGGAGGTAG